A genomic segment from Ramlibacter agri encodes:
- the kaiC gene encoding circadian clock protein KaiC: MAKRSTKSAPPPQALKKTPTGITGLDEITEGGLPQGRPTLVCGAAGCGKTMLAAEFIVRGAVEYDEPGVIVTFEESAQELSDNMRSLGFDLDKLQRQRKVVLDYVRVERSEIQETGEYDLEGLFIRLGHAIDSIGAKRVALDTIEALFAGLPNEAILRAELRRLFHWLKEKGVTAVITGERGDGTLTRYGLEEYVADCVILLDHRIVDQVSTRRLRIVKYRGSSHGTNEYPFLIGSTGVSVLPITSLRLDHKATDKRLGTGIPGLDEMFDGKGVFKGSSILVSGTPGTGKSSIAASFANAACMRGERALLFAYEESESQVLRNMRSIGLDLAPWVRQGLLQIHASRPTLHGLEQHLVLMYELIRDFKPSVVVVDPISNLSNQHDDVGLKPTLMRLIDYLKQQGVTAMFTSLTSDAKNEVATSEVGVSSLMDTWLLLTNLAYNGERTRTLQVLKSRGMYHSNQVREFIFSDAGVDLVDVYLSGDRVLTGTARIAKEAQELAASQLRGTDHERRLRDLATRRRALDAQIAALNAEADERAGELQFAIAREKFEAESVASRARDIAAASGRQKSSHAAVLPGRKPAGSAR, from the coding sequence ATGGCTAAGCGATCCACAAAAAGCGCTCCTCCTCCGCAAGCCCTGAAGAAGACGCCCACGGGCATCACGGGGCTGGACGAAATCACCGAAGGGGGCCTGCCCCAAGGCCGCCCCACCCTCGTCTGCGGCGCGGCTGGCTGCGGCAAGACCATGCTCGCCGCCGAGTTCATCGTGCGCGGCGCGGTGGAGTACGACGAGCCGGGGGTCATCGTGACCTTCGAGGAGAGCGCGCAGGAGCTCTCCGACAACATGCGGTCCCTGGGCTTCGACCTCGACAAGCTGCAACGCCAGCGGAAGGTCGTGCTCGATTACGTGCGGGTCGAGCGCAGCGAGATCCAGGAGACCGGCGAGTACGACCTCGAGGGCCTGTTCATCCGCCTCGGCCATGCCATCGATTCGATCGGCGCGAAGCGCGTGGCGCTGGACACCATCGAAGCGCTGTTCGCCGGCCTGCCCAACGAGGCGATCCTGCGCGCCGAGCTGCGCCGCCTGTTCCACTGGCTGAAGGAAAAAGGCGTGACCGCCGTCATCACCGGCGAGCGCGGCGATGGCACCCTGACGCGCTACGGACTCGAGGAGTACGTGGCCGATTGCGTCATCCTGCTCGACCACCGCATCGTCGACCAGGTGTCCACGCGCCGCCTGCGCATCGTCAAGTACCGCGGCTCCTCGCACGGCACCAACGAGTACCCCTTCCTCATCGGATCCACCGGCGTGTCGGTGCTGCCCATCACCTCGCTGCGGCTGGACCACAAGGCGACGGACAAGCGCCTGGGCACGGGTATTCCGGGCCTGGACGAGATGTTCGATGGCAAGGGCGTGTTCAAGGGCAGCAGCATCCTGGTGTCCGGCACGCCGGGCACCGGCAAGAGCAGCATCGCCGCCAGCTTTGCCAACGCCGCCTGCATGCGCGGCGAGCGGGCCCTGCTGTTCGCCTACGAGGAATCCGAAAGCCAGGTGCTGCGCAACATGCGCTCCATCGGCCTGGACCTCGCGCCGTGGGTCCGGCAGGGCCTGCTGCAGATCCATGCCTCGCGCCCCACGCTGCACGGGCTGGAGCAGCACCTGGTGCTGATGTACGAGCTGATCCGCGACTTCAAGCCTTCGGTGGTCGTGGTGGACCCGATCAGCAACCTGAGCAACCAGCACGACGACGTGGGGCTCAAGCCCACGCTGATGCGCCTGATCGACTACCTCAAGCAGCAGGGCGTGACGGCCATGTTCACCAGCCTGACCTCGGACGCGAAGAACGAGGTGGCGACGTCCGAGGTCGGCGTGTCCTCGCTCATGGACACCTGGCTGCTGCTCACCAACCTGGCCTACAACGGCGAGAGGACGCGGACCTTGCAGGTGCTCAAGTCGCGCGGCATGTACCACTCCAACCAGGTGCGCGAATTCATCTTCAGCGACGCCGGCGTGGACCTCGTCGACGTCTACCTCTCGGGCGACCGCGTGTTGACCGGGACGGCGCGGATCGCCAAGGAAGCCCAGGAACTCGCGGCGAGCCAGCTGCGCGGCACCGACCACGAAAGGCGCCTGCGCGACCTGGCGACCCGGCGCCGCGCGCTCGACGCGCAGATTGCCGCACTGAACGCCGAAGCGGACGAACGCGCCGGCGAGCTCCAGTTCGCCATCGCGCGCGAGAAGTTCGAGGCCGAAAGCGTCGCCTCGCGCGCGCGCGACATCGCCGCGGCCAGCGGCAGGCAGAAGTCCTCCCACGCCGCGGTCTTGCCGGGGCGCAAGCCAGCGGGGTCCGCGCGATGA
- a CDS encoding Y-family DNA polymerase, whose translation MLWAALLPDAQPAGSSPSTEVLHGTATWALQYTPRVAVMEAQAVAMELAASTRLFGGKRRLVERIRNEAGELGLRAPSWAPTSLAALALARAGLTNGFGKPLEQVLDAIPLETLTAARAHEATLSRLGCRTLGDVRALPRGGLSRRFDAQLLKALDQAYGLRPESHAWVPLPDRFAQRLELMSRVELAPALLFGARRLLLQMCGWLAARQSGLTAFTLRWCHDVMRSKTAGDGGELTVRTAEATRNLEHLSRLLAEHLAKVELKAPVGDLELIADEVHALEEKSGTLLPDAVQSGESLALVLERVAARLGPERVLRPVPVADHRMEWTTHWQPAAAPQPRTMAEAGGLPQPGFILPRPLKLAVQADVPLYQGPLLLLSGPHRIESGWWHRRRDAEGHEREQTVVRDYYVALSEHAGVLWIFQTRLDQERTAWFLQGVFA comes from the coding sequence ATGCTGTGGGCAGCCCTGCTTCCCGACGCGCAGCCGGCCGGCAGCTCGCCGTCCACTGAGGTCCTCCATGGCACGGCAACCTGGGCACTGCAGTACACCCCCCGGGTCGCCGTGATGGAGGCGCAGGCGGTGGCCATGGAGCTCGCCGCGAGCACGCGCCTGTTCGGCGGCAAGCGGCGCCTGGTCGAACGCATCCGCAACGAGGCAGGCGAGCTGGGCCTGCGCGCACCGAGCTGGGCGCCGACCAGCCTGGCCGCATTGGCGCTCGCACGTGCCGGCCTCACGAACGGCTTCGGCAAGCCGCTGGAGCAGGTGCTCGATGCCATCCCGCTCGAGACCCTGACCGCTGCGCGAGCGCACGAAGCGACCTTGTCGCGGCTGGGATGCCGCACGCTGGGCGACGTGCGTGCGCTGCCGCGCGGCGGCTTGTCGCGCCGCTTCGATGCGCAACTGCTGAAGGCGCTGGACCAGGCCTACGGGCTGCGTCCCGAATCGCATGCATGGGTGCCCTTGCCGGACCGCTTCGCGCAGCGCCTGGAGCTGATGTCGCGCGTGGAGCTGGCTCCCGCCCTCCTCTTCGGCGCACGGCGCCTGCTGCTGCAGATGTGCGGCTGGCTCGCCGCGCGCCAAAGCGGCCTGACGGCCTTCACGCTGCGCTGGTGCCACGACGTGATGCGCTCGAAGACGGCGGGCGATGGCGGCGAGCTCACCGTGCGCACGGCGGAGGCCACGCGCAACCTCGAACACCTGAGCCGGCTGCTGGCCGAGCACCTGGCGAAAGTGGAATTGAAGGCGCCGGTCGGCGACCTGGAACTGATCGCCGATGAAGTGCATGCGCTCGAAGAAAAGAGCGGGACCTTGCTGCCGGACGCGGTGCAATCCGGCGAATCGCTCGCGCTGGTGCTGGAGCGCGTCGCCGCGCGCCTGGGGCCGGAGCGCGTGCTGCGCCCCGTGCCGGTGGCGGACCACCGCATGGAGTGGACGACGCACTGGCAGCCCGCCGCCGCCCCGCAGCCGCGGACGATGGCGGAAGCCGGCGGCCTGCCGCAACCCGGCTTCATCCTGCCGCGCCCGCTGAAGCTGGCGGTGCAGGCCGACGTGCCGCTCTACCAGGGCCCGCTGCTGCTGCTGTCCGGCCCGCATCGCATCGAAAGCGGCTGGTGGCACCGGCGCCGCGACGCCGAAGGCCACGAGCGCGAGCAGACCGTCGTGCGCGACTACTACGTGGCGCTGAGCGAGCACGCCGGCGTGCTGTGGATCTTCCAGACCCGCCTGGACCAGGAGCGCACGGCCTGGTTCCTGCAAGGCGTCTTCGCCTGA
- the imuA gene encoding translesion DNA synthesis-associated protein ImuA → MTAVAVPEWQDSEPDPGPPARRLRPHVLPGEIPPGVWRGSELGSEVSTTLSTGWKELDAQLPGGGWPCHAITELLAPQPGVVEWRVLGGLLRQVVAQDGQVVLVGPPKDPHLPGLVHAGADARHLVWIRADTPAERLWVTEQMIKSNAAGAVVAWLPQARQEQIRRLHVCALACGAPVFLCRPEAARHESSAAPLRAHVSYGLDWELRVDLFKRRGPTLDAPLRLPSIPGGLDSVLTPRLLQPSLLLKRLETSDAVGSPASRRAAGRQLAVH, encoded by the coding sequence ATGACCGCCGTTGCAGTTCCAGAGTGGCAGGACAGTGAGCCCGACCCCGGCCCGCCCGCGCGGCGGCTGCGGCCGCACGTGCTGCCGGGCGAAATCCCGCCCGGCGTGTGGCGCGGCAGCGAGCTCGGTTCCGAAGTGAGCACGACCCTGTCCACGGGCTGGAAAGAGCTCGATGCACAGCTGCCCGGTGGCGGCTGGCCTTGCCATGCCATCACCGAACTCCTCGCGCCACAGCCCGGCGTCGTCGAATGGCGCGTGCTGGGCGGCCTGCTGCGGCAGGTCGTGGCGCAGGACGGCCAGGTGGTCCTGGTCGGGCCGCCCAAGGATCCGCACTTGCCGGGCCTGGTGCATGCGGGCGCCGATGCGCGCCACCTGGTGTGGATCCGCGCCGACACGCCGGCGGAGCGCCTGTGGGTCACCGAACAGATGATCAAGTCCAACGCCGCCGGCGCCGTCGTCGCGTGGCTGCCGCAGGCGCGGCAGGAGCAGATCCGGCGCCTGCACGTGTGCGCCCTCGCCTGCGGCGCGCCGGTGTTCCTGTGCCGGCCCGAAGCCGCGCGCCATGAATCGTCCGCTGCGCCCCTGCGCGCGCACGTCAGCTACGGGCTCGACTGGGAACTGCGCGTCGACCTTTTCAAGCGGCGCGGGCCGACGCTGGACGCGCCGCTGCGCCTGCCTTCGATTCCGGGCGGGCTGGATTCGGTCCTCACGCCGCGCCTGTTGCAACCCAGCCTTCTGCTGAAGCGCCTGGAGACTTCCGATGCTGTGGGCAGCCCTGCTTCCCGACGCGCAGCCGGCCGGCAGCTCGCCGTCCACTGA
- a CDS encoding SOS response-associated peptidase, whose protein sequence is MNIQYLTSYDAPVCSNYVPVTDGDTLLAFFGVQRDFSGEAPPEAYPTDLAPFIRLVNGQRTADAGRFGLLPPWRREVRYGTHTYNARSETVHSLPSYKESWRYGLRCVIPAKAVYEPRYNDDGSNERWRIEKEDGTPFGVAGVYTEWVENGEEKFSFSMLTVNCDEHAFYSQFHAPGKEKRMPVFLDPEDYDTWMSCPVREAAGFFQQWPGPFNAFAEPRTPRVPKVPKAPQAPKADAVTKPPKPTPAPKPPPPPPAQGDLF, encoded by the coding sequence ATGAATATACAGTATCTCACTTCCTATGATGCGCCGGTGTGCTCCAACTACGTACCTGTGACCGACGGCGACACGCTGCTCGCCTTTTTCGGCGTCCAGCGTGACTTTTCTGGCGAAGCGCCCCCGGAGGCCTACCCGACCGATCTCGCCCCCTTCATCCGGCTGGTGAACGGCCAGCGCACGGCGGACGCCGGCCGCTTCGGCCTGCTGCCGCCGTGGCGGCGCGAGGTGCGCTACGGCACCCACACGTACAACGCGCGCAGCGAGACGGTGCATTCGCTTCCGAGCTACAAGGAGAGCTGGCGCTACGGCCTGCGCTGCGTCATCCCGGCGAAGGCGGTGTACGAGCCTCGCTACAACGACGACGGCAGCAACGAGCGCTGGCGCATCGAGAAGGAAGACGGCACGCCCTTCGGCGTGGCGGGCGTCTACACGGAATGGGTCGAGAACGGCGAGGAGAAGTTCAGCTTCTCGATGCTCACCGTGAACTGTGACGAGCACGCCTTCTACAGCCAGTTCCACGCGCCGGGCAAGGAAAAGCGCATGCCCGTGTTCCTGGACCCGGAGGACTACGACACATGGATGTCGTGCCCGGTGCGCGAGGCCGCGGGCTTCTTCCAGCAGTGGCCGGGGCCGTTCAACGCGTTCGCGGAACCGCGGACGCCGCGCGTGCCCAAGGTGCCCAAAGCGCCCCAAGCCCCGAAGGCCGACGCGGTCACCAAGCCGCCCAAGCCGACGCCGGCACCGAAGCCACCCCCGCCGCCGCCGGCGCAGGGCGACCTCTTCTAG
- a CDS encoding J domain-containing protein, whose protein sequence is MVSAFQSLRIHPDAGDPELAQQQSRFNTLVEDVAQWRAALAEWKERIERYHQSVEPVRRELHAAWREWVFALDHASLQPGLSRAEREQLDEMVRETAAALLQWDDDAGIAAVLARHAEEPSPAPSKQETAAEALLEDLVQDWEQQAAAAAAQREARAAQRRAASVQKRRQQEEQAVSQSLRDVYRRLASALHPDREPDAQQRARKTALMQQANQAYADENLLALLELQLQAEQIDAAHLASVDRRRLQHYVTVLQEQLADLQAETQRLESEFRAATGLAAGRGLQPRKADRMITSEANRLRGELQQLRLQTRALADEGELTAWLRAVRQKG, encoded by the coding sequence ATGGTGAGCGCCTTCCAGTCCCTCCGGATCCACCCCGACGCCGGCGATCCCGAGCTGGCGCAGCAGCAGTCGCGCTTCAACACGCTCGTGGAGGACGTCGCGCAGTGGCGCGCCGCGCTCGCCGAGTGGAAGGAACGCATCGAGCGCTACCACCAGTCCGTCGAACCCGTGCGGCGCGAACTGCACGCGGCCTGGCGCGAATGGGTGTTCGCGCTGGACCACGCGAGCCTGCAGCCCGGGCTGTCGCGCGCCGAGCGCGAACAGCTGGACGAAATGGTCCGCGAAACGGCGGCGGCCCTGTTGCAGTGGGACGACGATGCCGGGATCGCGGCCGTCCTTGCGCGGCACGCCGAGGAACCGTCGCCGGCACCGTCGAAACAGGAGACCGCTGCCGAGGCGCTGCTCGAAGACCTGGTGCAGGACTGGGAGCAGCAGGCCGCGGCCGCCGCCGCCCAGCGCGAAGCCCGTGCGGCGCAGCGCCGCGCCGCCAGCGTCCAGAAGCGGCGCCAGCAGGAGGAGCAGGCGGTCTCGCAATCGCTGCGCGACGTCTATCGCCGCCTCGCGAGCGCGCTGCACCCCGACCGCGAGCCGGACGCGCAGCAGCGGGCGCGCAAGACGGCGCTGATGCAGCAGGCCAACCAGGCTTACGCCGACGAAAACCTGCTGGCCCTGCTGGAACTGCAGCTGCAGGCCGAACAGATCGACGCGGCCCACCTGGCCTCCGTGGACCGGCGCCGCCTGCAGCACTACGTGACCGTGCTGCAGGAGCAGCTGGCCGACCTGCAAGCCGAGACGCAGCGCCTGGAGTCCGAATTCCGCGCAGCCACCGGCCTGGCGGCAGGCCGGGGACTGCAGCCGCGCAAGGCCGACCGGATGATCACGTCGGAGGCGAACCGGCTGCGCGGCGAGCTGCAGCAGTTGCGGCTGCAGACCCGGGCGCTGGCGGACGAAGGCGAGCTCACGGCCTGGCTGCGCGCAGTCCGCCAAAAGGGCTGA
- a CDS encoding circadian clock KaiB family protein: MITGTTPRKKAAPAAAEWQLRLYVAGKTAKSEAALANLKVICENHLAGRYTIEVIDLLVNPKLAAGDQILAVPTLVRKFPTPIRKIIGDLSNKERVLVGLNLLPLAAGKT, from the coding sequence ATGATCACCGGCACCACGCCCCGGAAGAAGGCCGCGCCCGCGGCGGCCGAATGGCAGCTGCGGCTCTACGTCGCCGGCAAGACGGCCAAGTCGGAAGCGGCGCTGGCCAACCTCAAGGTGATCTGCGAAAACCACCTGGCCGGCCGCTACACCATCGAGGTCATCGACCTGCTGGTCAACCCGAAGCTGGCGGCGGGCGACCAGATCCTGGCCGTGCCCACGCTCGTGCGCAAGTTCCCGACGCCGATCCGCAAGATCATCGGCGACCTGTCGAACAAGGAGCGCGTCCTGGTCGGACTGAACCTGCTGCCCCTCGCGGCCGGCAAGACATGA
- the cadR gene encoding Cd(II)/Pb(II)-responsive transcriptional regulator, with protein sequence MKIGELASAAGCDVQTVRFYEREGLLAEPARTASGYRSYDDRHLTRLNFIRHCRSLDIPLPEVRQLLDFAAAPEQSCGQVNELLDEHIALVKGRIQALASLEKQLVALRKTCDGDASHPCAILESFMSAAEQHGCACHRPER encoded by the coding sequence GTGAAGATCGGTGAGCTTGCTTCCGCGGCGGGGTGCGATGTGCAGACGGTGCGCTTCTACGAGCGCGAAGGCCTGTTGGCGGAGCCCGCCCGCACGGCGTCGGGCTATCGCAGCTACGACGACCGCCACCTGACGCGGCTGAACTTCATCCGGCACTGCCGCTCGCTCGACATCCCGCTGCCGGAAGTGCGGCAGCTGCTGGATTTCGCCGCGGCGCCGGAGCAGTCCTGCGGCCAGGTCAACGAGCTGCTGGACGAACACATCGCGCTGGTGAAGGGCCGCATCCAGGCGCTTGCGTCGCTCGAAAAGCAGCTGGTGGCGCTGCGCAAGACCTGCGACGGCGATGCGTCCCACCCTTGCGCCATCCTCGAATCCTTCATGAGCGCGGCCGAACAGCATGGCTGCGCATGCCACCGGCCAGAGCGCTAG
- a CDS encoding error-prone DNA polymerase: MAGPQYAELWCLSSFSFLRGASRPEELVARAHTLGYSALAITDECSMAGVVRAHVAAREHGIQLLVGAQFEVQGEHPFTLVVLARNLAGYGNLCEFITGLRRSSAKGTYRLDFAQVQREAFADCLVLLAPRRGSRPAQLASLGHWAARAYAGRCWFIALRERVLGDEMWLHRLRQAGRTTGLPLVAAGDVHMHVRSRKPLQDVMTATRVGQPLTECGYALQPNAERHLRTRLRLAQLYAQDLLDETLRVAEQCAFSLDELRYQYPDEVVPAGETAASFLRRITYEGAGRRWPQGVPAKVQLQVEHELELISELQYEKYFLTVYDIVRFARSQHILCQGRGSAANSVVCYCLHVTEVDPARMSVLFERFISKERNEPPDIDIDFEHERREEVMQYLYRKYGRERAGLTATVISYRPRSALRDVGKALGFDLDTVDRLAKSHQWWDGRQVRAEGFAEAGLDPEDLQVQQLIALTSQILGFPRHLSQHVGGFVLTRGPLHRMVPIENAAMPDRTVIEWDKDDLDAVGLLKVDCLALGMLTAIRKSLEFIGERKGYRFEMQDIPPEDGTTYAMICKADTVGVFQIESRAQMSMLPRMKPREFYDLVIEVAIVRPGPIVGGMVHPYLNRRQGKEPVTYPSEALKEALGRTLGVPVFQEQVMQISMLAAGFTPGEADGLRRAMASWRRKGGLEKYYDKIVQGMTSRGYERAFAESIFEQIKGFSEYGFPESHAASFALLVYASCWIKCHHPAEFLAAMLNSQPLGFYSPSQLVQDAKRHGVEVRPVDVMRSDVDCTLEDLPHPPAVRLGLRMVDKLKAESAQRIVAARADAPFDDAADLARRAGLEQAEMKLLAAADALQSLSGHRRQQVWDAAALRSTPVLLRDAPVDEEELELQAAPEGEEIVWDYASLGLTLRRHPLALLRPQLAARKLATAADLRSVPNGRPVRYCGIVTLRQQPDTANGTIFVSLEDETGVVQVICWKSLRERQRKELLRARLLAVRGIWQREGEVCNLIAGHLEDLTPLLGRLAGSAQSRDFR; the protein is encoded by the coding sequence ATGGCCGGTCCGCAATACGCAGAGCTCTGGTGCCTCTCCAGTTTCTCTTTTCTTCGCGGCGCGAGCCGGCCGGAGGAACTGGTAGCACGCGCCCACACGCTCGGCTACTCCGCGCTGGCGATCACCGACGAATGCTCGATGGCCGGCGTCGTGCGCGCGCACGTGGCCGCCAGGGAGCACGGCATCCAGCTGCTGGTGGGCGCGCAGTTCGAGGTGCAGGGCGAGCACCCTTTCACGCTGGTGGTGCTGGCGCGCAACCTGGCGGGCTACGGCAACCTCTGCGAATTCATCACCGGCCTGCGCCGCAGCAGCGCCAAGGGGACTTATCGCCTGGACTTCGCGCAAGTCCAGCGCGAGGCCTTCGCGGACTGCCTGGTGCTGCTGGCGCCACGGCGCGGCAGCCGGCCGGCGCAGCTGGCCAGCCTGGGCCATTGGGCGGCTCGCGCCTACGCCGGGCGCTGCTGGTTCATCGCCTTGCGCGAACGCGTGCTGGGCGACGAGATGTGGCTGCACCGCCTGCGCCAGGCCGGCCGCACCACCGGCCTGCCGCTGGTGGCAGCCGGCGACGTCCACATGCACGTGCGCTCGCGCAAGCCGCTGCAGGACGTGATGACGGCCACGCGCGTGGGCCAGCCGCTGACGGAGTGCGGCTACGCGCTGCAGCCGAACGCCGAGCGCCACCTGCGCACGCGCCTGCGACTGGCGCAACTCTATGCGCAGGACTTGCTGGATGAGACCTTGCGCGTCGCCGAGCAATGCGCTTTCTCGCTCGACGAACTGCGCTACCAGTACCCCGACGAGGTGGTGCCCGCGGGCGAGACCGCGGCGTCCTTCCTGCGGCGCATCACCTACGAAGGCGCGGGCCGGCGCTGGCCGCAGGGCGTGCCCGCCAAGGTGCAGTTGCAGGTCGAACATGAACTCGAACTGATCTCGGAGCTGCAGTACGAAAAGTACTTCCTCACCGTCTACGACATCGTGCGCTTCGCGCGCTCGCAGCACATCCTCTGCCAGGGCCGCGGCTCGGCCGCCAACTCGGTGGTCTGCTACTGCCTGCACGTGACGGAGGTCGACCCGGCCCGCATGAGCGTGCTGTTCGAGCGCTTCATCAGCAAGGAGCGCAACGAGCCGCCGGACATCGACATCGATTTCGAGCACGAGCGGCGCGAGGAGGTGATGCAGTACCTGTACCGCAAGTACGGCCGCGAGCGCGCCGGTCTGACAGCCACCGTCATTTCCTACCGCCCGCGTTCGGCGCTGCGCGACGTCGGCAAGGCCCTGGGCTTCGATCTCGACACCGTCGACCGGCTGGCCAAGTCGCACCAGTGGTGGGACGGGCGCCAGGTGCGCGCCGAGGGTTTCGCCGAAGCGGGCCTGGACCCGGAGGACCTGCAGGTGCAGCAGCTGATCGCCCTCACCTCGCAGATCCTCGGCTTTCCGCGCCACCTGTCGCAGCACGTAGGCGGCTTCGTGCTCACGCGCGGGCCCTTGCACCGCATGGTGCCGATCGAAAACGCGGCTATGCCCGATCGCACGGTGATCGAATGGGACAAGGACGACCTCGACGCCGTCGGCCTGCTGAAGGTGGACTGCCTGGCGCTGGGCATGCTGACAGCGATCCGCAAGTCGCTGGAGTTCATCGGCGAGCGCAAGGGCTACCGCTTCGAGATGCAGGACATCCCGCCCGAAGACGGCACGACCTACGCCATGATCTGCAAGGCCGACACCGTAGGCGTGTTCCAGATCGAAAGCCGCGCGCAGATGTCGATGCTGCCGCGCATGAAGCCGCGCGAGTTCTACGACCTGGTGATCGAGGTCGCCATCGTCCGGCCCGGGCCCATCGTGGGCGGCATGGTCCACCCTTACCTGAACCGGCGCCAGGGCAAGGAGCCGGTCACCTACCCCAGCGAAGCCTTGAAGGAGGCCTTGGGCCGCACGCTGGGCGTGCCGGTGTTCCAGGAGCAGGTGATGCAGATCTCGATGCTGGCCGCCGGCTTCACGCCCGGCGAGGCGGACGGCCTGCGCCGCGCGATGGCGTCCTGGCGCCGCAAGGGCGGCCTGGAAAAGTACTACGACAAGATCGTGCAGGGCATGACCTCGCGCGGCTACGAGCGCGCTTTCGCCGAAAGCATCTTCGAGCAGATCAAGGGCTTCAGCGAATACGGCTTCCCGGAAAGCCACGCAGCCAGCTTCGCGCTCTTGGTCTATGCCAGCTGCTGGATCAAGTGCCACCACCCGGCGGAGTTCCTGGCGGCCATGCTCAATAGCCAGCCGCTGGGCTTCTACTCGCCTTCGCAGCTGGTGCAGGACGCGAAGCGGCACGGCGTGGAGGTGCGTCCCGTCGACGTGATGCGCAGCGACGTCGATTGCACTCTGGAAGACCTGCCGCATCCGCCGGCGGTGCGCCTGGGCCTGCGCATGGTGGACAAGCTGAAGGCGGAGTCGGCGCAGCGCATCGTGGCGGCGCGCGCGGACGCGCCCTTCGACGACGCCGCCGACCTGGCGCGCCGCGCCGGGCTGGAGCAGGCGGAAATGAAGCTGCTCGCGGCGGCCGACGCGCTGCAAAGCCTGTCCGGCCACCGGCGCCAGCAGGTGTGGGATGCGGCGGCGCTGCGGTCCACGCCCGTGCTGCTGCGCGATGCGCCGGTGGACGAGGAGGAGCTCGAACTGCAGGCCGCGCCCGAAGGCGAGGAGATCGTCTGGGACTATGCGTCGCTGGGCCTGACCTTGCGGCGCCACCCGCTCGCGCTGCTGCGCCCGCAACTCGCCGCGCGCAAGCTGGCGACCGCGGCGGACCTGCGGTCCGTGCCGAACGGCCGGCCGGTGCGCTACTGCGGCATCGTCACCTTGCGCCAGCAGCCCGACACGGCCAATGGAACCATCTTCGTATCGCTGGAAGACGAGACCGGCGTCGTGCAGGTGATCTGCTGGAAGAGCCTGCGGGAGCGCCAGCGCAAGGAGCTGCTGCGCGCGCGGCTGCTGGCCGTGCGCGGCATCTGGCAGCGCGAGGGCGAGGTGTGCAACCTGATCGCGGGGCACCTGGAGGACCTGACGCCGCTGCTGGGCCGGCTGGCCGGGTCCGCGCAGAGCCGGGACTTCCGCTAG
- a CDS encoding circadian clock KaiB family protein translates to MTVRKATEHARPQSDDCACRLRLWVSPAAPLSARAVVNTRAFCEAHMPGRYELEILGIAENVERAARDQVIAAPTLLRVWPLPVRRFIGDMANPARLLDGLDLKP, encoded by the coding sequence ATGACCGTCCGCAAGGCCACCGAACACGCCCGGCCCCAAAGCGACGACTGCGCCTGCAGGCTGCGCTTGTGGGTGAGTCCGGCCGCCCCGCTGTCGGCGCGCGCCGTCGTCAACACCCGGGCCTTCTGCGAAGCGCACATGCCGGGCCGCTACGAACTGGAGATCCTGGGCATCGCCGAGAACGTGGAGCGCGCCGCCCGTGACCAGGTCATCGCGGCGCCGACGCTGCTGCGCGTCTGGCCGCTGCCCGTGCGCCGGTTCATCGGCGACATGGCCAACCCCGCCCGCCTGCTCGACGGGCTGGACCTGAAGCCCTAG